One window of Pseudomonas urmiensis genomic DNA carries:
- the tyrS gene encoding tyrosine--tRNA ligase encodes MKSVEEQLALIKRGAEEVLVESELVEKLKRGQPLRIKAGFDPTAPDLHLGHTVLINKLRQFQDLGHQVIFLIGDFTGMIGDPSGKSATRPPLTREQVLDNAETYKQQVFKILDPAKTEVAFNSTWMDKLTPADFIRLASQYTVARMLERDDFDKRYTTNQPIAIHEFLYPLVQGYDSVALKADVELGGTDQKFNLLMGRELQRAYGQEAQNIVTMPLLEGLDGVKKMSKSLGNYVGIQEAPGVMYSKLVSIPDTLMWRYFELLSFRSMEEIEQLRADVEKGANPRDIKIKLAEEIVARFHGEEAAANAHRAAGNRMKDGELPEDIPEIEIGAAEDMPIAAILNKAGLVKNSAAARDLLNAGSVKVDGEVVDRSFVFAMGASHVCQAGKKAFARISLKAE; translated from the coding sequence ATGAAGTCGGTTGAAGAGCAGCTGGCGCTTATCAAGCGCGGTGCGGAAGAGGTGTTGGTCGAGTCGGAGCTGGTCGAAAAGCTCAAGCGCGGTCAGCCGCTGCGTATCAAAGCGGGCTTTGACCCGACTGCACCCGATCTGCACCTGGGCCATACGGTGTTGATCAACAAGCTGCGCCAGTTCCAGGATCTGGGTCACCAGGTGATCTTCTTGATCGGTGATTTCACGGGCATGATCGGTGATCCGAGCGGCAAGAGCGCCACGCGTCCGCCGCTGACCCGTGAGCAGGTCCTGGACAATGCCGAGACCTATAAACAGCAGGTGTTCAAGATCCTCGACCCGGCCAAGACCGAAGTCGCCTTCAACTCCACCTGGATGGACAAGCTGACCCCGGCCGACTTCATTCGCCTGGCTTCGCAGTACACCGTGGCGCGAATGCTTGAGCGTGACGACTTCGACAAGCGCTACACCACCAATCAGCCGATCGCGATCCATGAGTTCCTCTACCCGCTGGTGCAGGGGTACGATTCGGTCGCGCTGAAGGCGGACGTCGAACTGGGCGGTACCGACCAGAAGTTCAACCTGCTGATGGGGCGCGAGTTGCAGCGCGCCTACGGCCAGGAGGCGCAGAACATCGTCACTATGCCGTTGCTCGAAGGTCTGGACGGTGTGAAGAAGATGTCCAAGTCGCTGGGCAACTACGTCGGCATCCAGGAAGCACCAGGGGTTATGTACAGCAAGCTGGTGTCGATCCCCGATACCTTGATGTGGCGTTACTTCGAGCTGCTGAGCTTCCGTTCCATGGAAGAGATCGAGCAGCTGCGTGCCGATGTTGAGAAGGGGGCTAACCCGCGAGACATCAAGATCAAGCTGGCCGAAGAGATCGTTGCGCGCTTCCATGGTGAAGAGGCGGCGGCCAATGCTCACCGCGCTGCGGGTAATCGCATGAAAGATGGTGAGCTGCCGGAAGACATTCCTGAGATCGAAATCGGCGCCGCTGAAGACATGCCGATTGCTGCCATCCTGAACAAGGCTGGTCTGGTGAAGAACTCGGCTGCAGCCCGTGACCTGCTCAATGCGGGTAGCGTGAAAGTCGATGGTGAGGTGGTTGACCGGAGCTTCGTGTTTGCCATGGGCGCCAGCCATGTCTGCCAGGCGGGCAAGAAGGCCTTCGCGCGGATCTCGCTGAAGGCGGAGTAA
- a CDS encoding peptidoglycan DD-metalloendopeptidase family protein: MTNETPKAPPLYPKSHLLAASGIAALLSLALLVFPSSEVEAKKTTLSLELETPAEQLKDESNAAPLVQTQGEQGSPFAQIENAEAPAAKTAEAPSAESKPEAEAKAPGHREVVVARGDTLSTLFAKVGLPANVVHDVLASGKQAKQFSQLKHGQVLQFELDKDGQLTNLHSKVSSLETIRLSKTDKGYTFAREVSKPVVRTAYAHGVIKSSLSASAQRAGLSHSMTMDMARVLGYDIDFAQDIRPGDEFDVVYEQKVMDGKVVGTGNILSARFTNRGKTYTAVRYTNKQGNTNYYTADGNSLRKAFIRTPVDFARISSRFSNGRKHPILNKIRAHKGVDYAAPRGTPIKAAGDGRIELAGRRGGYGNTVIIAHGNRYKTLYGHMQGFAKGIKTGSSVKQGQIIGYIGTTGLSTGPHLHYEFQVNGVHVDPLSQKVPMADPIAKAERQRFMQQSQPLIARMDQEKATLLAANKR; the protein is encoded by the coding sequence ATGACCAACGAAACGCCTAAAGCGCCTCCGCTTTATCCGAAAAGCCATCTGTTGGCCGCGAGCGGCATTGCCGCCCTCCTCAGTCTGGCCTTGCTGGTGTTCCCTTCGAGCGAAGTGGAAGCCAAGAAAACCACCCTCAGCCTTGAGCTGGAAACCCCAGCCGAGCAGCTCAAAGACGAATCCAACGCTGCACCGCTGGTGCAGACTCAAGGCGAACAAGGCTCGCCCTTCGCCCAGATTGAAAACGCCGAAGCTCCGGCCGCGAAAACCGCTGAAGCTCCAAGTGCTGAAAGCAAGCCCGAAGCCGAGGCCAAGGCGCCAGGCCACCGTGAGGTGGTGGTTGCCCGCGGCGATACCCTTTCGACCCTGTTCGCCAAGGTCGGCCTGCCGGCCAATGTCGTGCATGACGTGCTGGCCAGCGGCAAGCAAGCCAAGCAGTTCAGCCAGCTCAAGCATGGCCAGGTGCTGCAATTCGAACTCGACAAAGACGGCCAGTTGACCAACCTGCACAGCAAAGTCAGCAGCCTTGAAACCATCCGCCTGAGTAAAACCGACAAGGGCTACACCTTCGCCCGCGAAGTCAGTAAGCCTGTGGTGCGCACCGCCTACGCCCATGGCGTGATCAAGAGCTCGCTGTCGGCTTCGGCCCAACGCGCCGGCCTGTCGCACAGCATGACCATGGATATGGCGCGAGTGCTCGGTTACGACATCGACTTCGCCCAAGACATCCGCCCAGGCGACGAATTCGACGTGGTCTACGAGCAGAAGGTCATGGATGGCAAGGTGGTCGGCACCGGCAACATTCTCTCTGCACGCTTCACCAACCGCGGCAAGACCTACACCGCCGTGCGCTACACCAACAAACAGGGCAACACCAACTACTACACGGCCGATGGCAACAGCCTGCGCAAGGCGTTCATCCGCACCCCAGTGGACTTTGCCCGAATCAGCTCGCGCTTCTCGAATGGGCGTAAGCACCCGATCCTGAACAAGATCCGCGCGCACAAGGGTGTCGATTATGCAGCCCCTCGCGGCACGCCAATCAAGGCTGCTGGCGATGGCCGGATCGAACTGGCTGGCCGTCGCGGCGGTTACGGCAATACCGTGATCATCGCCCATGGCAACCGCTACAAGACGCTCTACGGCCATATGCAAGGCTTCGCTAAAGGCATCAAGACCGGGAGCTCGGTCAAGCAAGGGCAGATCATCGGCTACATCGGCACCACTGGCCTGTCCACCGGCCCGCACTTGCACTACGAGTTCCAAGTCAATGGCGTGCACGTCGACCCACTGAGCCAGAAAGTGCCTATGGCCGATCCAATCGCCAAAGCCGAGCGCCAACGTTTCATGCAGCAGAGCCAACCGCTGATCGCTCGCATGGATCAGGAAAAGGCCACCCTGCTCGCCGCGAACAAGCGCTGA
- a CDS encoding anhydro-N-acetylmuramic acid kinase has translation MAYYLGVMSGTSLDGLDIALIEHHEQPRLLATHYLPMPADLRQELLGLCASGPDEIARAALTENRWASLAAEGIKHLLAAQGLAPEAIRAIGSHGQTIRHEPARGFTVQIGNPALLAELTGICVVGDFRRRDVAAGGQGAPLVPAFHEALFSHIGQRLAVLNIGGFSNLSLIDQATPVHGFDCGPGNVLLDAWIERKHALPYDADGAWAASGTVIESLLSRLLADPFFAGSGPKSTGREVFNLPWLDSHLAELTTYRDEDVQATLLELTARSIVDSLRNAQTGTEAVLVCGGGARNGTLMRRLAALLPGVQVASTAAHGIDPDWVEAMAFAWLAHCCLEGIPANRPSVTAAKGLRVLGAIYPA, from the coding sequence ATGGCCTACTACCTGGGGGTGATGTCCGGAACCAGCCTCGACGGCCTGGACATCGCCTTGATCGAACACCACGAGCAGCCTCGGCTGCTCGCTACTCACTATCTACCCATGCCTGCCGATTTGCGCCAGGAGCTGCTCGGCCTGTGCGCCAGCGGCCCCGACGAGATAGCCCGCGCTGCCCTGACAGAAAACCGCTGGGCGAGCCTCGCAGCAGAAGGCATCAAGCACCTGCTTGCGGCACAGGGCTTGGCGCCCGAGGCCATTCGCGCGATCGGCAGCCATGGCCAGACCATCCGCCACGAACCTGCCCGCGGCTTTACCGTACAGATTGGCAACCCAGCCCTGCTGGCCGAACTCACGGGAATCTGTGTAGTGGGTGACTTCCGCCGCCGCGATGTCGCCGCCGGCGGACAAGGCGCTCCTCTGGTACCAGCCTTCCACGAGGCGCTGTTCAGCCACATCGGCCAGCGGCTGGCGGTGCTCAATATCGGCGGTTTCAGCAACCTCAGCCTGATTGACCAGGCCACACCAGTGCATGGCTTTGACTGTGGCCCTGGCAATGTTCTGCTGGACGCCTGGATCGAACGCAAACACGCCCTGCCCTACGACGCCGATGGCGCCTGGGCTGCCAGCGGCACAGTGATCGAAAGCCTGCTCAGTCGTTTACTGGCCGATCCGTTCTTTGCCGGCAGCGGCCCAAAAAGCACCGGCCGCGAAGTGTTCAACTTGCCTTGGCTGGACAGCCACCTGGCTGAGCTGACGACGTATCGCGACGAAGATGTGCAGGCCACACTGCTTGAGCTGACCGCACGCAGCATCGTTGACTCACTGCGTAACGCCCAGACAGGCACCGAAGCGGTGCTGGTGTGCGGTGGCGGTGCCCGCAACGGCACACTGATGCGGCGCCTGGCTGCCCTGCTGCCCGGCGTACAGGTGGCCAGTACCGCAGCGCATGGCATCGATCCGGACTGGGTCGAGGCCATGGCATTCGCCTGGCTTGCCCACTGCTGTCTGGAAGGCATCCCCGCCAATCGCCCGAGCGTGACGGCGGCCAAGGGTTTGCGCGTTCTCGGCGCTATCTATCCGGCTTGA
- the erpA gene encoding iron-sulfur cluster insertion protein ErpA yields the protein MSVESFTPTALEFTQGAAHKVKTLVSEEGNDRLKLRVFVTGGGCSGFQYGFTFDEEVAEDDTIVEREGVSLVVDPMSYQYLAGAEVDYQEGLEGSRFVIKNPNAATTCGCGSSFSI from the coding sequence ATGAGCGTCGAATCCTTCACCCCCACGGCTTTGGAATTCACCCAAGGTGCTGCACATAAGGTGAAGACCCTGGTCAGCGAAGAGGGCAATGATCGTCTGAAGTTGCGTGTATTCGTGACAGGTGGCGGTTGCTCGGGCTTCCAGTACGGCTTCACCTTCGATGAAGAGGTGGCTGAAGACGACACCATCGTCGAGCGCGAAGGCGTTTCGCTGGTGGTCGATCCGATGAGCTACCAGTACCTGGCGGGCGCGGAAGTGGATTACCAGGAAGGTCTGGAAGGCTCGCGCTTCGTGATCAAGAACCCTAACGCTGCTACGACCTGCGGCTGCGGATCTTCGTTCTCGATCTAA
- the argC gene encoding N-acetyl-gamma-glutamyl-phosphate reductase, translating to MIKVGIVGGTGYTGVELLRLLAQHPQAEVAVITSRSEAGVAVADMYPNLRGHYDGLAFSVPDSKTLAACDVVFFATPHGVAHALAGELLAAGTKVIDLSADFRLQDAVEWGKWYGQPHGAPELLKDAVYGLPEVNREKIRQARLIAVPGCYPTATQLGFLPLLEAGLADPSRLIADCKSGVSGAGRGAAVGSLFCESGESMKAYAVKGHRHLPEISQGLRQAAGQDIGLTFVPHLTPMIRGIHATLYATVVDTSVDLQALFENRYANEPFVDVMPAGSHPETRSVRGANVCRIAVHRPQGGDLVVVLSVIDNLVKGASGQAVQNLNILFGLDERMGLSHAGLLP from the coding sequence ATGATCAAGGTCGGTATCGTCGGCGGCACGGGTTACACCGGCGTCGAACTGTTGCGTCTGCTGGCGCAGCACCCTCAGGCCGAGGTTGCGGTCATCACCTCGCGCTCCGAGGCCGGTGTGGCGGTTGCCGACATGTATCCGAACCTGCGCGGTCACTATGACGGCCTGGCCTTCAGCGTGCCGGACAGCAAGACCCTGGCTGCCTGCGACGTGGTGTTTTTCGCCACACCGCACGGTGTGGCCCATGCCCTGGCCGGCGAACTACTGGCCGCTGGCACCAAGGTGATCGACCTGTCCGCGGACTTCCGCCTGCAAGACGCGGTTGAGTGGGGTAAATGGTACGGCCAGCCGCACGGCGCACCGGAGCTACTCAAGGACGCGGTCTACGGGCTGCCTGAAGTGAACCGCGAGAAGATCCGCCAGGCGCGCCTGATCGCCGTGCCGGGTTGCTATCCAACCGCCACCCAGCTGGGTTTCCTGCCATTGCTCGAAGCGGGCCTGGCTGACCCTTCGCGACTGATTGCCGACTGCAAGTCGGGGGTGAGTGGTGCTGGCCGTGGTGCGGCGGTGGGCTCGCTGTTCTGTGAGTCGGGCGAGAGCATGAAGGCCTATGCGGTCAAGGGCCACCGGCACCTGCCGGAAATCAGCCAGGGCCTGCGCCAGGCTGCCGGCCAGGATATCGGCCTGACCTTCGTGCCGCACCTGACGCCGATGATCCGCGGTATCCATGCCACGTTGTACGCGACTGTGGTCGATACCTCGGTCGACCTGCAGGCGTTGTTCGAGAACCGTTATGCCAACGAACCGTTCGTCGACGTAATGCCGGCCGGCAGCCACCCGGAAACCCGTAGCGTGCGTGGCGCCAACGTTTGTCGAATTGCCGTGCATCGCCCGCAAGGTGGCGATCTGGTGGTGGTGCTGTCGGTGATCGACAACCTGGTCAAAGGCGCGTCTGGTCAGGCTGTGCAGAACCTCAATATCCTGTTCGGCCTGGATGAGCGCATGGGCCTGTCCCACGCGGGCCTGTTGCCGTAA
- the hemJ gene encoding protoporphyrinogen oxidase HemJ — MLYLWIKALHIVSVVCWFAGLFYLPRLFVYHAQSQDSISQERFTVMERKLYRGIMNPAMIATFVFGIWMLYLTPGWLSQGWLHAKLTLVILLTGYHHMCGAQRKRFAAGTNTRSHVFYRWFNEVPVVILLGIVILVVVKPF; from the coding sequence ATGCTTTATCTATGGATCAAGGCGCTGCATATCGTCAGCGTGGTCTGCTGGTTCGCCGGCCTGTTCTACTTGCCGCGCCTGTTCGTCTACCACGCCCAGAGCCAGGACAGCATCAGCCAGGAACGCTTCACCGTAATGGAGCGCAAGCTGTACCGCGGCATCATGAACCCCGCGATGATCGCCACGTTCGTCTTCGGCATCTGGATGCTCTACCTCACCCCCGGCTGGCTGAGCCAAGGCTGGCTGCATGCCAAGCTCACCTTGGTGATCCTGCTGACCGGCTACCATCACATGTGCGGCGCGCAACGCAAACGCTTCGCCGCCGGCACCAACACCCGCAGTCACGTGTTCTACCGCTGGTTCAATGAAGTGCCAGTGGTGATTCTGCTGGGTATCGTAATTCTGGTGGTGGTCAAACCGTTCTGA
- a CDS encoding NAD(P)H-dependent flavin oxidoreductase, whose translation MSLPALLEQRLRLPVVAAPMFLISNPQLVLACCANGVVGSFPALNQRDSAGFKAWLEEIESGLANLSAPAPYAVNLIVHPSNPRLQADLALCVEHRVPIVITSLGAVKEVVDAVHSYGGLVFHDVTTRRHAQKAAEAGVDGLIAVAAGAGGHAGTWSPFALAAEIRQFFDKTLLLAGCINHGEQVLAAQLLGADLAYMGTRFIATQESQAPSAYKNMLIEAQAADIIHTPAVSGVPASFLRQSLKQAGYDLESLKSSHEQARLKPLDEEAKAWKTVWSAGQGVGEIHDLPTTQALIERLHGEYRQAVALTRQLPL comes from the coding sequence ATGTCATTGCCCGCCCTGCTCGAACAACGCCTGCGCCTGCCGGTAGTCGCCGCGCCGATGTTCCTGATCTCCAACCCACAGTTGGTCCTGGCGTGTTGCGCCAATGGCGTGGTGGGCAGCTTCCCAGCCCTCAACCAGCGCGACAGCGCTGGTTTCAAGGCTTGGCTGGAGGAAATCGAGTCGGGCCTGGCGAATTTGTCGGCGCCAGCGCCCTATGCAGTGAACCTGATCGTCCACCCGAGCAACCCGCGCCTGCAGGCGGATCTGGCCTTGTGCGTCGAACACCGCGTGCCAATTGTCATCACCAGCCTTGGCGCGGTGAAGGAAGTGGTCGACGCAGTGCACAGTTATGGCGGCCTGGTGTTTCATGACGTCACCACTCGCCGCCACGCGCAGAAGGCCGCCGAAGCCGGGGTCGATGGCCTGATTGCGGTGGCGGCAGGCGCCGGTGGGCATGCAGGCACCTGGAGCCCATTCGCCCTGGCCGCTGAAATCCGCCAGTTCTTCGACAAGACCCTGCTGCTGGCCGGCTGTATCAACCACGGCGAGCAAGTGCTCGCCGCACAACTACTGGGCGCAGACCTGGCCTACATGGGCACGCGCTTCATCGCCACTCAAGAAAGCCAGGCCCCGAGTGCCTACAAAAACATGCTGATTGAAGCCCAGGCGGCCGACATCATTCATACCCCTGCTGTCTCCGGTGTCCCGGCAAGCTTCCTGCGGCAAAGTCTGAAGCAGGCCGGCTACGACCTGGAGAGCCTGAAGAGCAGCCATGAACAGGCCCGCCTCAAGCCCCTGGACGAGGAGGCCAAGGCCTGGAAAACAGTCTGGTCCGCCGGCCAGGGTGTCGGTGAAATCCACGACCTGCCGACCACTCAGGCACTGATCGAACGCCTGCATGGCGAGTACCGTCAAGCCGTTGCACTCACCCGCCAACTGCCGCTTTGA
- a CDS encoding SDR family NAD(P)-dependent oxidoreductase, whose amino-acid sequence MTRYAMITGASSGLGLALAEALARRGRNLILVARHRETLEPLAIELTQRFGVEVLLRACDLSQPLRLSGFVLELEEGERRIDLLVNCAGQRTYGPFLAHEWADEQDLLEVNILALTRLCHAIGNLMAVQGGGQILNVASLASAAPGPWMACYAASKAYVLSFSEALREELGRTGIKVSVLCPGPVRSSRRHIPRLETGKRCLSAEEVALYTVRALDKNRALIMPGRRNRWLARLPRVLPRWLARKLAGIINRRYSPLEAQ is encoded by the coding sequence ATGACCCGTTACGCCATGATCACCGGAGCTTCCAGCGGCTTGGGCCTGGCCCTGGCGGAAGCCCTGGCACGGCGCGGGCGCAACCTGATCCTGGTGGCACGCCATCGAGAAACCCTGGAACCGCTGGCCATCGAGCTGACCCAGCGCTTTGGCGTCGAGGTGCTGCTGCGCGCCTGCGACCTCAGCCAGCCCCTGCGTCTGTCTGGCTTCGTCCTGGAGCTTGAAGAAGGCGAACGGCGCATCGACCTGCTGGTGAACTGCGCAGGCCAACGTACCTACGGCCCGTTCCTCGCCCATGAATGGGCCGACGAGCAGGACCTGCTGGAGGTCAACATCCTGGCCCTGACCCGGCTGTGCCATGCCATCGGCAACCTGATGGCGGTACAGGGCGGCGGGCAGATCCTCAACGTTGCCTCATTGGCCAGTGCCGCTCCCGGCCCGTGGATGGCTTGCTATGCCGCCAGCAAGGCGTATGTGCTGAGCTTTTCCGAAGCACTGCGCGAAGAGCTGGGGCGTACCGGGATCAAAGTCTCGGTCCTCTGCCCAGGCCCGGTCCGCTCATCCAGGCGGCACATTCCCCGCCTGGAAACAGGCAAGCGCTGCCTGAGCGCCGAAGAAGTCGCGCTCTACACGGTGCGCGCGCTGGATAAAAACCGCGCGCTGATCATGCCCGGTCGGCGCAATCGCTGGCTGGCCAGGCTGCCACGGGTGCTGCCGCGCTGGTTGGCACGCAAGCTGGCCGGCATCATCAATCGCCGCTACAGCCCGCTCGAAGCGCAATAG
- a CDS encoding histidine triad nucleotide-binding protein, whose product METLFTKIINREIPAKIIYEDDQVLAFHDIAPQAPVHFLVIPKKPIRTLNDLTEEDKGLAGHILFTAQRLAKELGCAEGFRVVMNCNELGGQTVYHIHMHVLGQRQMHWPPG is encoded by the coding sequence GTGGAGACTCTCTTCACCAAGATCATCAACCGGGAAATCCCGGCCAAGATCATCTACGAGGACGACCAGGTTCTGGCCTTCCACGATATCGCCCCACAGGCGCCGGTGCATTTTCTGGTCATCCCGAAAAAGCCCATTCGTACCCTCAACGACCTGACCGAAGAAGACAAAGGCCTGGCCGGCCACATCCTCTTCACCGCCCAGCGCCTGGCTAAGGAATTGGGCTGCGCGGAGGGTTTCCGGGTGGTCATGAACTGCAACGAACTGGGCGGCCAGACGGTCTACCATATTCACATGCACGTGCTCGGCCAACGCCAGATGCACTGGCCACCGGGCTGA
- the coq7 gene encoding 2-polyprenyl-3-methyl-6-methoxy-1,4-benzoquinone monooxygenase, translating into MATERHYSPLDRLLLQADTAMRTLLPFSGQPSRPSPAIVQPDAELDETQTRHIAGLMRINHTGEVCAQALYQGQALTAKLPQVRKAMEHAAEEEIDHLAWCEQRIRQLGSHPSVLNPLFYGMSFGIGALAGLVSDKVSLGFVAATEHQVCKHLDEHLEQLPSEDEKSRAILEQMRVDEEHHAESALEAGGYRFPAPVRFGMSLMAKVMTKSTYRI; encoded by the coding sequence ATGGCTACCGAACGTCACTATTCGCCGCTCGACCGCTTGTTGCTGCAGGCCGATACCGCCATGCGCACCTTGCTGCCCTTCAGCGGCCAACCTTCCCGCCCTTCCCCGGCCATCGTCCAACCGGACGCCGAGCTGGACGAAACCCAAACCCGGCACATCGCCGGCCTGATGCGCATCAACCATACCGGTGAAGTGTGCGCCCAGGCGCTGTACCAAGGCCAAGCCCTGACCGCCAAGCTGCCGCAAGTGCGCAAGGCCATGGAGCATGCCGCCGAGGAAGAGATCGACCATTTGGCCTGGTGCGAACAACGCATTCGCCAATTGGGCAGCCATCCCAGTGTGCTCAACCCGCTGTTCTATGGCATGTCGTTCGGCATCGGCGCGCTAGCCGGCCTGGTCAGTGACAAAGTCAGCCTGGGCTTTGTTGCCGCCACCGAGCATCAGGTGTGCAAGCATCTGGACGAACACCTCGAGCAACTGCCGAGCGAGGACGAAAAATCCCGCGCGATTCTTGAACAGATGCGTGTCGATGAAGAGCACCATGCTGAATCCGCGCTGGAAGCGGGCGGTTATCGCTTCCCCGCACCGGTGCGCTTTGGCATGAGCCTGATGGCTAAAGTGATGACCAAGAGCACTTACCGCATCTAG
- a CDS encoding DUF2157 domain-containing protein yields MTERFDAKDLAKAEHAGILQPGQAQALLSFLQQQPQSRGSFQLAHVAFYFGALLIMGAMGWLLTEAWMRVGDWALLMIAVLYITLLTLFAVGLQRRDQPIAGGVLGAVAVSIVPLAVFAIERLLGWWPLDDAQTDYHQYYTYVQGGWLLMEAATVVAGLLMLRLIPFPFIVMPIALALWFMSMDLSEWFYGSPFSWEQRRIVSLWFGLALLLVFLVIDGRTRRDYAFWGYLAGLAAFWGGLTLMDSGSELGKALYCLINLGLMAVALLLRRPVFMVFGAMGVAAYLGYLSYEVFAESLLFPLVLTLIGLGVIGLGVLYQQHRQALSKRLRAQLPSSLLQLLPGLRR; encoded by the coding sequence ATGACGGAACGTTTCGATGCCAAGGATCTGGCAAAGGCCGAACACGCTGGCATTCTCCAGCCGGGCCAGGCTCAAGCGCTGCTGAGCTTTTTGCAGCAACAGCCGCAAAGCCGTGGCAGTTTCCAGCTGGCCCACGTCGCGTTCTATTTTGGCGCCCTGCTGATCATGGGCGCGATGGGCTGGCTGCTGACCGAAGCGTGGATGCGGGTTGGCGACTGGGCCCTGCTGATGATCGCTGTTCTCTATATCACCCTGCTGACCCTCTTCGCGGTTGGCCTGCAGCGCCGTGACCAGCCGATCGCCGGCGGTGTGCTCGGCGCGGTTGCGGTCAGCATCGTGCCACTTGCGGTGTTCGCCATCGAGCGCCTGCTCGGTTGGTGGCCACTGGACGATGCGCAAACCGATTACCACCAGTATTACACCTACGTGCAGGGCGGCTGGCTGCTGATGGAAGCGGCCACCGTTGTCGCCGGCCTGCTGATGCTGCGCCTGATCCCCTTCCCTTTCATCGTCATGCCGATTGCCCTGGCGCTATGGTTCATGTCGATGGACCTGAGCGAGTGGTTCTATGGCTCGCCATTCAGTTGGGAGCAACGGCGGATTGTCTCGCTATGGTTCGGCCTGGCCCTGCTGCTGGTCTTTCTTGTGATCGATGGACGCACTCGCAGAGATTACGCCTTCTGGGGTTACCTGGCGGGGCTGGCGGCATTCTGGGGAGGCTTGACCCTGATGGACAGCGGCAGCGAGTTGGGCAAAGCGCTGTATTGCCTGATCAACCTTGGCCTGATGGCAGTGGCGCTGCTGCTGCGCCGCCCCGTATTCATGGTATTTGGCGCGATGGGCGTGGCAGCGTATCTGGGCTACCTGTCGTATGAGGTGTTTGCCGAGTCGCTGTTGTTCCCGCTGGTGCTCACTTTGATTGGCCTGGGCGTGATCGGATTGGGCGTACTCTACCAGCAGCATCGCCAAGCATTGAGTAAGCGCCTGCGCGCTCAACTGCCCAGTAGCTTGCTGCAGTTGCTTCCAGGGCTACGCCGTTGA
- a CDS encoding OsmC family protein translates to MKARIQWAGEAMFLGESGSGHVVVMDGPPEAGGRNLGVRPMEMLLLGLGGCSNFDVVSILKKSRQAVESCEAFLEAERASEDPKVFTKIHLNFVVKGRALKEAQVKRAVELSAEKYCSASIMLGRAGVEITHSYEIVELG, encoded by the coding sequence ATGAAGGCACGCATCCAATGGGCCGGCGAAGCGATGTTCCTCGGCGAGTCGGGCAGCGGCCATGTGGTGGTCATGGACGGTCCGCCCGAGGCCGGTGGCCGCAACCTGGGCGTGCGCCCCATGGAAATGCTCCTGCTGGGCCTAGGTGGCTGCAGCAACTTTGACGTGGTCAGCATCCTGAAGAAGTCGCGCCAGGCCGTGGAAAGCTGCGAAGCCTTCCTGGAGGCTGAGCGTGCCAGTGAAGACCCCAAGGTGTTCACCAAGATCCACCTGAACTTCGTGGTCAAAGGCCGTGCGCTGAAGGAGGCGCAGGTCAAGCGGGCGGTGGAGTTGTCCGCAGAGAAGTACTGCTCGGCTTCGATCATGCTCGGTCGGGCCGGGGTGGAAATCACCCACAGCTATGAGATCGTCGAACTCGGCTGA
- the crp gene encoding cAMP-activated global transcriptional regulator CRP, with protein sequence MVVSALSAKIKNIDKLLVHCQRRRFTAKSNIICAGDRAETLSFIIKGSVTILIEDDNGHEMIIAYLNDGDFFGELGLFEPTGKEQQRSAWVRAKTECEVAEISYDKFREVARQDPDILYALGSQMAQRLRNTTRKVGDLAFFDVTGRVARCLLDLCKQPDAMTHPDGMQIKITRQEIGRIVGCSREMVGRVLKDLEERSLVQVKGKTMVVYGTR encoded by the coding sequence ATGGTCGTCTCCGCCCTTTCCGCCAAGATCAAGAACATCGACAAGCTGCTGGTGCACTGCCAGCGCCGCCGTTTCACCGCCAAGAGCAACATCATCTGTGCCGGTGACCGGGCTGAAACACTGTCGTTCATCATCAAGGGCTCGGTCACCATCCTGATCGAAGACGACAACGGCCACGAGATGATCATCGCCTACCTCAACGATGGTGATTTCTTCGGTGAACTGGGCCTGTTCGAGCCCACTGGCAAAGAGCAGCAGCGCAGCGCCTGGGTTCGGGCCAAGACCGAATGCGAAGTCGCCGAGATCAGCTACGACAAGTTCCGCGAAGTGGCGCGCCAGGACCCGGATATTCTCTATGCCCTGGGCAGCCAGATGGCCCAGCGCCTGCGCAATACCACGCGCAAGGTCGGCGACCTGGCGTTCTTCGATGTCACCGGCCGGGTTGCCCGCTGCCTGCTCGACCTGTGCAAGCAGCCCGATGCCATGACCCACCCTGATGGCATGCAGATCAAGATCACCCGCCAGGAGATCGGCCGGATTGTCGGTTGTTCGCGGGAGATGGTCGGCCGCGTCCTCAAGGATCTCGAAGAACGCAGCCTGGTTCAGGTCAAGGGCAAGACCATGGTGGTCTACGGCACCCGTTAA